Part of the Leucoraja erinacea ecotype New England chromosome 15, Leri_hhj_1, whole genome shotgun sequence genome, CTGGGAGGGGTCAGAGGTtaaggtgtgggtgggggggggctcaCGCCGGTCATTCCCGATCCGCTGTCTCCCCCCCGCCACTccatgtggtgaatctgtgactcGATGTGTAGATCAGAACGTGCGCGGGTACCTGAGGAGTGAGTGTCCTCTGCCTGGCCCTCACCCTAGCACTGATCCCTGACTCCAGCACGGACCCCTGGCACTGACCCCTGACACCGGCACTGACCCCTGACACGGCACTGACCCCTGACCCTGGTGCTGACCCTTGACCCTAGCGGTGATGACTTACCCCTGACATAGGCCCTGACCTTTCATCCCCAGTGCTGACCTCTGACCCTGGTACTGTCCCCTGACCTCTGGTTCCCACCCCTGCATTGACTTCTCACCCCGGCGCAGACCCCTGAATCTGACCCCTGACCCCAGGTCCAATCGCAATCCTGGCACCAAATACTGACCCCGACCTCTGACCCAGGCTGCAGACCTGACCCCAAAGTGATGCATCGCGCTCGATCGCCCTGCCCTTGGCCATCACGCGCGTAAGACAAGGTGCTGACCTGtaggggcaggagggggtggggcaCCCTGTGGCGGTGAAGGGAGGTGGAGTCTGGTGGTCTGGGATGGGACGTGTCAGGTGCAGGTCAGGGGTCAGGTCAGAGCCCGGTGGTCATTTCAGGTGTTTGGATCCAGGGATGGGTCAGAGGTCAGATTATGGTGCATGACTGGGATCTGGGGGTGGGTCAAGGTGAGTCAGGGTCGGGTTTAGTTGGGTCAGGGTTGGGGTCAGGGTCAGGTCAAGGTTGTGTGAGGGTCTGGGTTGGGTCAAGGTCAGGGTTGGGTCAGGATGGGGTCAGGGCCAGGGTTGACCATGTGTTCGTCCTGTTGCAGATTCGGGGGCTGGGTTTGGGGGGCGTGGAGCCACTGGACCTCCCGGACCGCCCGGACCCCCCGGGGGCCTGTCCAGGGCCGACCTGACCGTCTACCTGCAGGGTAAGTACGGAGCTGGGGgggctcgggggggggggagctgggcggaaggcggggggggggggggcggcttccAGCTCTGTCCACTGGGGTACTGACAGACCGCCCGGCTGGACAATGACCCAGTAACCCTACTCTGTGTGATGGGACGGGGcggagggagcttcactctgtgggttgaggggggggggggggggtggttggttgGGGTTCTCTGCAAAGTGATTCACggacccccactctctcccccctacagACGAGGATGTGCTGCGTTACCTGCGCGGACCCCAGGGACCGCCCGGAGCCCGGGGGCCACGAGGAGACGGGGTCAGTCGCACTGAGATGGAGGCTTACATCACCGACCGACTACAGCAGAAGTAATGGCCGTCCCACCTAGGGCACTGGGGAGTGGGgggtagggtgagggagggagagagcgagtgggtgggggcagggagggggaatgaggatggggagggggaagaggaggtccgcgcgggggggggggggggcgagtatgCTTCAAaccgagggggtgtggggggaaagagggagcgcgggagtgtggggagggaggagcgcgcaagtgtgtgtgtaagtgcatGGTGAGTGTGTGCGAATGTGGACCCCTcaacccctcctccacccccctgtcCACCCATAGTTCCTCCTGGTCCTTCCTTCCCCGTTctccttcttcccacccccccccccttagttccCCTGACTtagttcccctctcctctcttcttctccctcccccctttccttctcccactccctctccctccctccctccctctcccactcccctcccccccctcctctcctctccctctcgctcacccaaccactccttctctccccccactctccctcccccccccccccccccttccccagttCACACTGTGCTCTTTCTTCCCAAGGCTGGTGAGTGGGTGCAGCTCAGGGCTGCCCGAATCCCAGTCCCTTCTACCCcaatcccccctcttcccctccccatcccccactccgcccccccgcccccccccctcccctggtttACACTGTCCCTCCTGATCCGCAGGCTGGAGGGCTGGCTCTGGACAGCCGGGACCACCAGGACCACCGGGACCACCCGGCAGCCTCTCCGTGACCGGCGACCTCACCGCCCTCCTGCAGGGTGAGTTCCTCAGCgttggggggggtgcgggggggcgaGGTTTCGGGTGTGGGTCAGAGGCCGTGCGGTGACCCAGGGTCAGAGAGCAATGTCTGAGTGTGTGGCGGTGAGAAGCGGGGAGTGAGTTGGGGGTCAGAAgtcttttactttagactttactttagagagacagtgcggaaacaggccctttggcccagcgagtctacacccaccagcgatcactctgAACACTAACGCTaggctacacacgagggacaattttacatttaccaaagccaattaacctataaacctgcccaCTCCCTCTGGATGTCCACTCCCTCTGGATGCCCACTCCCTCTGGATGCCCACTCCCTCTGGATGTCCACTGCCTCTGGATGTCCACTCCCTCTGGATGCCCACTCCCTCTGGATGCCCACTCCCTCTGGATGTCCACTGCCTCTGGATGTCCACTTCCTCTGGATGTCCACTTCCTCTGGATGCCCACTCCGTGCCAGCACACTCTGATCTCAGGTGCCAGGAGTGGTTCATTGACCTatgtcatttagtttagagatacagcgtggaaacagatccctCAACCAtctaagtccgtgccaaccaacaaactcgtacactagcgctatcccacatactagggacaattttactgaagccgattaacctgcacacctgcacgtcgttggggtttttggaggaaactggagcacccggagaaaacccaggtggtcacggggagaacgtccactctggcgctgtgaggcagcaactccgcggCCACAAGTAGCAGGGATGcgagtggggtgggtggggtcagAGGCTGTGATGTGAGCAGGGGGGGTCAGAAGTCAGGGAGTCTGGTTGGGAGGGGTCACAGGTCAGGGTGTGAACGGGGACGGGTCAGTCTCGGCAGTGCCGGTCATTCCCGATCCGCTGTTCCTCCCCTCCCCGCCACTCCGTGtggtgactgtgtgactctgtgtgcaGATGAGAACGTGCGCAAGTACCTGATCGGCCCCCCTGGTCGCACCGGACCCGCTGGCCCCGCTGGACCCGCCGGGAGACCCGGCTACACCGAGACCGCGGGAGTGACCAACATCCAGCTGGACTACGGAGATATCACCGCCCGGCTACAGCAGTACCTCAGCAGTGAGTGTCCGACCCCCAGATCAATGACCCTCGACCTTATACCACTGACCCTCGACCCTAGACCACTGACCTTCGACCTTAGACCACTGACCTTGGACCACTGACCCTGGACCACTGACCCTCAACCCTAAACCCTCAAACCTAGACCACTGCCCCAAGAATCCTAGAACACTGAACACTGACCCTGAACCGGACTGACCCCTGTACTACAGGGACATCACTGCCGGCTGCAGGAATAGTTCAACAGTGAGTGTCCATCTCCAGACCACTGACCCTTGACCCTAGGCTTCAAGGACATCGCCGGCCGACAACAGGAGTACCACAGATGTGTGTCCGTCCCCCCgaccacactcacacactaatCGGAACTGTCCACCAACCTGCACTGGCCTCTGACCTGGACTAACACACTGACCATAGACACGCACTGACCAAAGACAAGCCCTGACCACCAGTACTGCCCGGCTGTATCGACCGACCTGCACTGACCGACACTAACcagggtccgcactgaccacccGCACTGACCAGCACTGTCCACTGGATGGCACTGTCcactggcccacactgaccagagaACCCATTGACCACATACACTGACCACCCGCACCAGCCGGAGGCCAAGCAGCTGGAGCGTGAAGTGACCATCAGCACCAACGATCGCCCCTGGGCTGGGCTTTCCCAGGGGCCTCGggtaaagagagggagagggaggccacAACCGGAAGGACTGAGGGAGAGAGGGTAGGACAGTCATACTGAGGGTACACAGAGGGAGAAGGTGGGACACATCTGGAGGGATGGTGCAGATGGGGTAGGGGACGGGGTGTGGGCCGGGACTCCCCTTCTCCAGGGTGGTCAGCTGCAGGCAGGACCAGGGCTCGTGGGAGAGGGAGAAAATACTCGTGGGGAGAAGACGGGTGCCAGGAATTACAGCACCAGggtcaaggaatggcaaatggagtttaatgcaggcaagtgcaaggtgttgtatattaggaagtcaaaccagggcaagaccttcatagtgaatgtctgggctctgggtagtgttgtagagcagagcgatctaggagtgcaggttgcATTGTTCACTGAAAGAGGCATCACTGATAGATAGGGAGGTCAAGAAATCTTTCagtacactggccttcatcagtcaggggattgagtaagttgggacattatgttgtaGCTGTACAAGTCgtcagtgaggccacatttagagtattgtattcagttttggtaacCCTGCAATGGGAAAGATggtgttaaactggaaagggtgcagagaagatttacgaggatgttgccaggactcgagggcctgagctacagggagaggtttggcaggctaggatttattccttgtagcgcaggaggctgagaggtgatctcatcgaagtgtataaaatcatgaggggaatagataagataAATACTTTTACTACCCagtcagggaatcaagaaccagaggatatgagttgaaggagagaggggaaagattgattaAGAATATGACgggcaaggaatggcaaatggaatctgACTCAGCCAGGTACAAAGTAAGGCATTTAGGGAATTTAAACCAAAGCAGAATATATACAgtgaatacaataatacaatacaatacaataatactttattagccaagtgtgttttgcaacatacgaggaatttcatttgccatacagtcataccaataaaaagcaacagtataaaacgcacaaaatacattttaacataaacatccaccacagtgactgctccacattccccactgtgatggaaggtgaaaaaatgttcaatctcttcctttctttgtccTCCCGTGTtccggggcctcgagccttccgttgacgggacgatcttggctcccgtagctggcggtcgggccctctgcgtcggggcgatcaagctcttgcatcgggggggggatctcagttcCCCCGCGCcgagcgatcggaccccgggtcggaccccgggtcggggctggtcgttGGAGCTCCAGACATCTGCAGTCTCtatccaagactgcgagctccttgatgttaaaatcCACATTGAGGTGTTGTGGAACAGAGAGACCTCGGTGTACCAGTACACAGTTGCTTGAATGGGATGACGCAGGTAGACGGGGTGGTGCAGAAGCTtgccttggcccactgagttgggATGTCACAGTACTGTTGTACAACCTGTTGGTGAGACGGCACTTGGGACATTGTCCGTATTTCTGGTCGCCACTCTATAGGAAAGAGGTGATTATGCTGGAGCGGTTGTGGGCAGGATGCACACGGATGCTGCCCAGGGCCGGAGGGTGGAGTTATAAGGCGAGGCTGCATAACTGGGGCTTGCTTCCCTGTagaacaggaggatgaggaatgaccTTGAGCAGggttataaaatcacgagaggtgtCGTCTTTCTCCCAGGGTAAGAGAATGTAAAACGAGAGGTTTGATGtgcaagggggaaagatttaaaagggttgCAAGGGGAACGTTCTTTGTTGGTGGTAGGTATGTGGTATGAGCTGCTTgaaaaaatagaaacaaagaactgcagaaagtgctggagtaactcagccgatcaggcaacatctctggagaaaaggaatagataacgtttcgaaacatcacctattcgttttctccagagatgctgcctgaccggctgaatgactccagtactttgtgcctatcactgccagaggaggtagttgaggcgggtgctATAACAACGGTTAATAGACTGGTACATGGgtgggaaatgtttagagggatgtggggcagaaggcaggcaggtgggattagggtAGATGGTCGGTGTGGAGGGGTTGGCCAGTTcccgtgctgtgtgactgtggTTTAATGActgtccctgtctctccctcaggTTCGGGACTGAGTCTCGGGGCGAGAGGCCCCCCCGGTCCTCCGGGAGCCCCCGGTTCCATGTCCAGCAGCCAGCTCCTGGCCCTGCTGCAGAGTGAGTATGGCTGAGAACACTGTGCTGGGACCCCCCCCGTGACCCGGGGACCCCCATGCTCCCAGCTCCATGTCCACCGTGACCCTGGGGATCTTATAAAACCCATGACCCCTCGTAACCCTGTGACCCCCCACCACATGTGCTTGTACTGAACAAGCTTGATGTACCCGGCAGGTCGGGCAGCCTCTGTTGAGAGGGCaacaggtcaaagaccctttgtctgagggatggggggggtgtggggggagtggtGATGTTTTGGAGGTGGGGGCTGAGTGTGGAGTGGGGACAGGTCTCGGAGGTGGagcgggagggagggtggggacatGTTTTGGaggtggagtgggagggagggtggggtgtggtggcgtgggtggggtgtggtgggggggagcaGGGGACGAGGGGCTGGAGTAACGGTGTGTAATGGGAGCTGTGTTGTTGACCACAGGCCCGCGTTTCAGCGGGGTGATCGGACAGCCCGGACCAGCTGGACCACGAGGGCTGCCCGGCCCAGCAGGTGCCCCCGGACTGGGAGGGAACCTCCGTGTGGAAGACGTGCTCACCTACATTCAGAGTAAGTTCATCTCctgcagaggggggggagggggtctgcTGGGGGGGGTGGGTATTCTGCTGGTGTGGACATTTTCTGTGTTTAGGGAGGCGTGCACCGGACTCCCAGGTCTCTCGGTTCTACAGCACTCTCCAGGGCGCGACTGTGAAAGGCCTGGGTGGGTTTGCCACACCACGCCGTGCctcagggaggggtggggaggggagtggggttcTCTGTGCTGCGAGGACGGGCTGGTGTCTCTCTGCTTCGTTCTCGGTCCGGCCCCACactaacgtgtgtgtgtgtgtgtgtgtgtgtgtgtagcgccCGGGTGCTACTAGAAAgagactacgcgctgtccactgGCGCcctggggatttccgggaccgctgggcaccgcggggtgtGGAATGCATCCTGAagaaggatggggaaatagtcaTTTAAGAATACTTGTTTtacttgtactatggtggtgggtgttgTTTTTGAATCATTTGGTATTATagttattattgtaaataattgaataaattatttttgcttaaaaaaaaacgtgtgtgtgtgtgtgaatgcttGTGTGCGTGCTTgcttgtgcttgtgtgtgtgtgcttgcctgtgtacgtgtgtgtgcttgcgtgtgtgtgtgcgcgtgtgttgaTGTCCCCCCAGATTCGGGCTACAGTGTGAGAGGGCCCCCCGGCCCACCAGGACCGGCAGGCGGCAGCTTAGGTTCCGAGGACCGGCAACAGCTCAAGAGCGAGATCATCGACTACTTCTCCAGTAAGTGCCGTGCTTTCTCCGGCAGTGGCCGGTTTACTGCCCATGTCGGTGACCGGAACGCCCGGGCAGCCTGGCGATCCCGCAGGATTGGTGTGGACATGGGACGGTAGGCAATAGTCAGGAGTGTGTCATATGTCACCAACAGAACAACcacattctcacttgctgcagccagACAGCACCACTAAAGCAGTCACAGACTAATAATGTCTAACAatcaatacaataaattaatagtcATTCACACTATAACAGTACAAAACCAAGTGAGCCAAAGACACGGACAACACAGCATAGTCTGTAGTGCAATTAAAGACACAGTCtatagaagatcacagttgctgaggttagtgttgtgcagtgttcacgagcctgatggttgccgggaaaaagctgttcttgaaggtTTTCAGGCTtcctcccgatggtagcagtgagatgagagcgtggccagggtggtgtgggtctttgatgatgctggctgcctttttgaggctgcgcctcctgtagatcccttctatGGTaagggtcagtacctgtgatggaccttcaatggtgggggtcagtacctgtgatggaccaggcagtgtccaccactagGTGTTCCTGGGCGTTTGAATTACCAAGCCAGGCCTGATAGTAGGCTCTCTATCCTCCAACTGCAGAAGTTCAAAAGAGCAATCGTCGACATTCCTTCTCAATCTTCCAAGATGTCCATCCAGAGGCTGAGACCAGAAATCCAAGGACAACCCCTGTTTCCGCCTACACTGACCATTCCCTTGTCTGGTTCCTGTTGCCGTCTCTGATCCCCACCAGTCCCGCAATCCGTGCTCTTCTCCGCACACTCTGTAGGGGGCGCTGCCTAGTCCGTCGCGggaactgacctccccaccatcgaagggatctacaaggggcgctgcctcaaaagggcagccagcatcatcaaacacCCACACCGCACCAGCtgcgctctcatctcactgctaccgtcgggaagaaagtacaggagcctgaaaaccatgacctccgggttcaagaacagcttcttcccagcaagaaCTCTTGaaaactacacaacactaacctcagcaactgtgatcttctacaGACTGTGTCTTTGGCTGCACTACCGACTTCAGTTATTGCACTGTTACGGTTACCTAGTTTTACTGGTTTTGTGCTATTGATTATGGTATAAAAGTAATTATATATCAATGTCATTGCATTTCCAACGTGTaaggctgctgcaagtaagaatttcattgtttcgtttCATTGGCACCCAGTAGCACTGTTGACTCTTGACCTCCTTCACTGTGTCCACGTTGTTCAAACCCTCCATTTTAAAGACCACTGTTAGCTCGCCCCTTCAAAGGGGTCGTGTTCCCTCCCCCAGCCTGACAGTGCAGCAGCCCAGGGGAATTAGCTGCTCGTACACTTTGTGTGCCGGTCTGCGTAATGAGTTGGACTGGGTAGCACCTCCCGCTGGGTCTAACGATGAGACTGCCGGTGCCCCCCGTGTCCCTGGACGATGGGTGGGTTCCCAGCTCCCTCTCTACACAGCTGCTGCTAACCCTGTCTCTGTTCCGCAGGTGACAGAATGAGGCCCTACTTCACTGGACCCCCTGGACCTCCAGGGCAGGTTGTATACTCTGAACTTGCCCCACGAATGATCCAGTATATGCAAGGTAGGTCACGGGGAAGAGACGCCATTACAATCTGATGTACATTCAAAATCAAAGTACGTCAACACGTCCATGACTCCTTGAAAGCAGAAGCACAATCTGataagagtggtgaagaaggtgtatgGTGTGCTGGCTTTGAACAGTTGGGGAATTAGGTGTGagagtcaggaagccatgatgcagctttgtagaACTTTGGTTatttcacatttggagtattgtcagagggtggtgaatctgtggaactctttagtcagagggtggtgagtctgtggaactcattgccacagttggctgtggaggccatcaatggatatttttagggtggagattgacagCTTCTCGATCAGTAAGGGTGTCGGTGGTTGTGgagtgaaagcaggagaatggggttgagaaggtaagatagatcagctatgattgaatggcaaagtagacttgaagggccgaatggcctaattctgctcctagaacttgaatgcagttctggtctccccattagaggatggatcatgtggaggctttagagagggtcaTCTTCTTCTTATctagtccacatcacaagattagaaattgttcaggcaGAGCTGAACGCACGTCTCGGcacctgcatacaatggtgtctctcttgtgcttcttgtgcgtggtggtggaaacagggccgcgatgtcaacgctctttccttgacccctttagagaatgatgcctggattaaagggttttagctacaaggagaggttggacagacttggattgttttctctggggtgtcagaggctgaggggagacctgataagagtttatgagagacatagatggggtagacagtcagaaacatttATTTCCACGGTTGAAATTTCAAAAACATCagggcacagttttaaggtgatggggtggaggtgggggagaagggataaaggagatgtgcagggcaaattttcttttacacagaggatggtcggTGCCTGAAGCGCACGTctaagggtgatggtggaggcagatacaatagtggtgtttaagagacttttgtataggcacatggacaggcatggaatggaggggtatggatcacgtgcagatagAGGGGATGTGTTTGACttagtatcatgttcagcacagacattgtgggccgaagggtcttttttTGTGCTATGTCCGATGTTGTGTGACCCTAAGCCGCCTCTTGCTGTTTCAGAGAACGGACTGATTGATCCACGAGTCttcaggagaggtgctggagggCACCACGGAGTGCTGTGGAGAGAGGGGACGTACAACAATGACACCAGCCTGGAGGGCTACATGAGGGGTAGGTCCCCAGTGTAGTAGGTCCGTgcagtgtggggagaggggaacaTGAAGGGCAGGTCggggtgtggagagaggggaacATGAGGGtcggggtgtggggagaggggaagatgaAAGCagtgcagggtgtggggagagagcggtgggatgaatgaggggatgtggggcaggggggggttTGGGATACGAGGCAGCAAGTTGGGGGTTGTGGTGACCGTTGTCACATCCTGGTCTCAGATGTGGAATAATAATGATACTGACACAATATTTATAGGTTACATTCCTTGGTCTCTGTGTTTATGATCTCACTCAGCCATGGCCTCCTGCCTAGGCTTACACAGAGCACATGCGATCTGACCTCCAAGTTATCTGATACAAAGGTCAAGATATTCGCATATCATCATCATGACTCATCGTCATGACAACCGTATTTGATGGGGTCGAAGGGTCTGGGGAGTGGGCTTCTGGAGTTGCTGCATCTGAACATTCATCCCCCCGTAGATAACCGCATGTGTTAGTTCCCTTtacgcaggggcggaaaacccagggggggccagaggggacacgtctccccccatgttttgagaggtgggggacatcccccccccccaagtttttgtgatcccgattttaaaatctccgcttttagcgctgaattgagcctccgaagcctcgcgcgcgcgcGTGAGTGTGCGCATCCGCGCGTGGCCGCcataaaattgtgtcccccgtcccctccatgttttgatagcgagttccgctcttgccttTATGTATGACTGTAAGAATCTTTTCTACAAAATGGAGGCGTGCTGGGCAGGTCAGACCTTCGCTCAGGGGGTTGGACAAAGCAGAGGTTTATTGAGACATCGCTCCCCGTGCGCTGTGGCTGTGCCCCTGGAGACGTGGACTCCTGCTGCATCTTGTCACTGCCACCACCAGCACCAGGCAGGCTGTCCACTCACTCTCTTCCACATTGTCCTCCTGCAGATCACGGCTGGGTCCTCCGCACTTCATCCCGAAACTCAGGCGTGCCGGGGGCAAGTGAGTGGCAGCAGTTTGACTGGGAGAAGGTGTTCAATGGGAACAGGACAGCGTATGAAGAATACCTGAGAGGTgagagtgcggcacggtggcgcaggagtggagctgctgcctcgcagcgccagagacccgggttccatcttgaccaaggctgctgtctgtgtggagtttgtacgttctccccatgaccacgtgggttttctgcgggtttcctcccacactgcaaagacgtacgggtttgcaggttcattggcttcagtaaaattgtaaattgccccttgtgcgtaggatagtgccagtgtacaacgggaatcgctggtcggcgcgcactcattgggccgaagggcctgttcccgccctgaatctctagagtctaaagagGGCAGCAGAATGGGCCGCATTCCAGGGGCTGGTGGCCAGGCCCAGCCATTGCAAGCATTCCCAGCCATAGTCCCGGATCCCAGACAGAATTCCCAGGATACACTGGGTCTCTGGGCAGGAGAAGCTGGCTCTGGGCATTGCATCCCTGAGCTGAGATGCTGTTATTGTCATTGGTTCACTGTCGGGCCTCACTGATGGTATCACCCTGACCTCTCCCCCTGCTCAAAGCCAGTCACTCACGGTTTTTGGACACAGTCAGTGACTACAACCCTCTGGGGTCGGAGAATTGGCCAGAGTTTCTACTCCAGATTCACCTGCGGAACTGGCGCCTTTCCAAGAGCGTGATGGTGGGGCAGGGTGGGTTGGCGTATTCTCCACAGTTACAGTTAGCTTTGTCTCCTAAGTGGGCACAGGGTAGCATTACTCAAGCTGTGAATCCCAAGTGGATGCGGCGACCTTGGCCTcggcactgccctctgtggcagggaatagaaacataaaaaaataggtccaggaggaggccattcttcgggtgcaaaaggtttttttttacctCAGTCTATCAATGACCCatgcctttattctaagacaactagcccctagagctctatctaatgaccctgtcccacttaggaa contains:
- the LOC129703849 gene encoding collagen alpha-1(XVII) chain-like; translation: MCCVTCADPRDRPEPGGHEETGSVALRWRLTSPTDYSRSWRAGSGQPGPPGPPGPPGSLSVTGDLTALLQDENVRKYLIGPPGRTGPAGPAGPAGRPGYTETAGVTNIQLDYGDITARLQQYLSSSGLSLGARGPPGPPGAPGSMSSSQLLALLQSPRFSGVIGQPGPAGPRGLPGPAGAPGLGGNLRVEDVLTYIQNSGYSVRGPPGPPGPAGGSLGSEDRQQLKSEIIDYFSSDRMRPYFTGPPGPPGQVVYSELAPRMIQYMQENGLIDPRVFRRGAGGHHGVLWREGTYNNDTSLEGYMRDHGWVLRTSSRNSGVPGASEWQQFDWEKVFNGNRTAYEEYLRDHGWAVSTSHHSASSSHPRADWQKVFNGNRTAYEEYRRVYEAAGDDGQDDDVTLTRCR